One stretch of Streptomyces peucetius DNA includes these proteins:
- a CDS encoding ABC-F family ATP-binding cassette domain-containing protein translates to MTATLVAKDLAAGHGDRSLFSGLDLVVAPGDVIGLVGVNGAGKSTLLRLLAGLDRPEQGELRLSPPTATVGHLPQEPERREGETVRDFLARRTGVTAAQTAMDDAAQGLADGAPGADDAYAVNLERWLDLGGADLDERAEEVAASLGLGVGLDAPMTSLSGGQAARAGLASLLLSRYDVFLLDEPTNDLDLDGLERLEAFVRGLRAGTVVVSHDREFLTRTVTKVLELDLAQQQITLYGGGYEAYLEERERARRHAREEYDEFADKKAALEGRAQMQRNWMDKGVRNARRKATDNDKIGRKLRSEASEKQAAKARQTQRMIERLDAVDEPRKEWELRMEIATAPRSGSVVATLRDAVVRRGGFRFGPASLQIDWADRVAITGANGAGKSTLLAALLGRLALDEGHASLGSGVVVGEVDQARRLFYGDESLLDAFCAAVPDTEPAEVRTLLAKFGLKAGHVLRPATTLSPGERTRAALALLQGRGVNLLVLDEPTNHLDLPAIEQLEAALDSYTGTLLLVTHDRRMLDAVRVGRRIEVADGKVTEL, encoded by the coding sequence ATGACTGCAACTCTCGTCGCCAAGGATCTCGCCGCCGGCCACGGCGACCGCTCGTTGTTCTCCGGACTCGACCTCGTCGTCGCCCCCGGCGACGTGATCGGGCTCGTCGGCGTCAACGGCGCGGGCAAGTCCACGCTGCTGCGGCTGCTCGCCGGCCTCGACCGTCCGGAACAGGGCGAGCTCCGGCTCTCTCCGCCGACCGCGACCGTCGGCCATCTCCCGCAGGAGCCGGAGCGCCGCGAAGGCGAGACCGTACGGGACTTCCTGGCCCGCCGCACGGGCGTCACGGCCGCCCAGACCGCCATGGACGACGCCGCCCAGGGCCTGGCCGACGGCGCCCCGGGAGCGGACGACGCCTACGCCGTCAACCTGGAGCGCTGGCTGGACCTCGGCGGCGCCGACCTGGACGAGCGAGCCGAGGAGGTCGCCGCCTCGCTCGGCCTCGGCGTCGGCCTCGACGCGCCCATGACCTCCCTGTCCGGCGGCCAGGCGGCCCGCGCCGGTCTCGCCTCCCTCCTGCTGTCCCGCTACGACGTCTTCCTGCTCGACGAGCCCACCAACGACCTCGACCTCGACGGCCTCGAACGCCTCGAGGCCTTTGTCCGGGGCCTGCGTGCCGGCACGGTCGTCGTCAGCCACGACCGCGAATTCCTCACGCGGACCGTCACCAAGGTCCTCGAACTGGACCTCGCCCAACAGCAGATCACCCTGTACGGCGGCGGCTACGAGGCGTACCTGGAGGAACGCGAGCGGGCCCGGCGGCACGCACGCGAGGAGTACGACGAGTTCGCCGACAAGAAGGCCGCTCTCGAGGGCCGTGCCCAGATGCAGCGCAATTGGATGGACAAGGGCGTCAGGAACGCCCGCCGCAAGGCCACCGACAACGACAAGATCGGCCGCAAGCTGCGGAGCGAGGCGAGCGAGAAGCAGGCCGCCAAGGCACGCCAGACGCAGCGCATGATCGAGCGGCTCGACGCCGTCGACGAGCCCCGCAAGGAGTGGGAGCTGCGGATGGAGATCGCCACCGCCCCGCGCTCCGGCTCGGTGGTGGCCACCCTCCGCGACGCGGTGGTCCGGCGCGGCGGTTTCCGCTTCGGGCCCGCCTCGCTGCAGATCGACTGGGCGGACCGGGTGGCGATCACCGGCGCCAACGGCGCGGGCAAGTCGACGCTGCTCGCCGCGCTGCTCGGCCGGCTCGCCCTGGACGAGGGACACGCCTCCCTCGGCTCGGGCGTCGTCGTCGGCGAGGTCGACCAGGCCCGCCGCCTGTTCTACGGCGACGAGTCGCTGCTGGACGCCTTCTGCGCGGCGGTCCCCGACACCGAACCGGCCGAAGTGCGCACCCTGCTGGCCAAGTTCGGGCTCAAGGCCGGACATGTGCTGCGCCCGGCGACGACCCTCTCGCCGGGAGAGCGCACCCGCGCCGCTCTTGCCCTGCTCCAGGGCCGCGGCGTCAATCTGCTCGTACTGGACGAGCCGACCAACCATCTCGACCTGCCCGCCATCGAGCAGCTCGAGGCGGCGCTCGACTCGTACACGGGCACGCTGCTGCTGGTCACCCACGACCGCCGGATGCTGGACGCGGTCCGCGTGGGCCGCCGCATCGAGGTGGCGGACGGCAAGGTGACCGAGCTCTGA